From the genome of candidate division WOR-3 bacterium, one region includes:
- a CDS encoding RNA methyltransferase, whose product MNELTVKRGDGRRKQYLKIEACVILDNLRSARNVGAIFRTCDGTGINELILCGTTAIPPHDGITMTAMGSEKFVDWSYSSFTIEAVRKKKDEGKHIVTLETTSSSKCFWDADYPDGTVLVMGNEALGISEEIVNISDEIIEIPMLGYKNSLNVASAFSVIAYEILRRRRALIGIES is encoded by the coding sequence ATGAATGAACTTACTGTCAAAAGAGGAGACGGCAGGCGCAAACAATACTTGAAAATCGAAGCATGCGTAATTCTTGACAATTTAAGGAGCGCGAGAAATGTCGGGGCAATTTTCAGAACTTGCGACGGAACCGGAATAAACGAGTTAATACTCTGCGGGACAACTGCCATACCTCCGCATGATGGAATTACTATGACTGCCATGGGATCTGAAAAATTCGTCGACTGGTCATATTCCAGCTTCACCATTGAAGCCGTAAGAAAGAAAAAAGACGAAGGTAAACACATAGTCACACTGGAGACGACATCTTCGAGTAAATGCTTCTGGGATGCCGATTACCCGGATGGAACAGTCCTGGTTATGGGAAATGAAGCTCTAGGAATTTCCGAAGAAATCGTCAATATTTCTGATGAGATAATCGAGATCCCCATGCTCGGTTATAAAAATTCCCTCAACGTGGCTTCCGCTTTCTCTGTTATTGCTTATGAAATACTGCGCAGGAGAAGAGCGCTTATAGGAATAGAGTCATAG
- a CDS encoding segregation/condensation protein A, producing the protein MGFSVKLEIFEGPLELLLYLIRRDRLDIYDIPISHITDEYLAYINVMREFDMEIAVDFLDMASTLMRMKARALLPSPRSEEISEPDLSKEELTQRLLIYQLFRDSASRLKAMENEGLRHIQIRPAARPAIEDKEKFMDVIFLINAARELTQRYRKIKSLKYIIDQIPLEDRIDRITDIMLENPSREVPFPEILDNRKDKPWIIASFMAVLELAKNSFLSVSQGKINGKICLQLRSSSKR; encoded by the coding sequence ATGGGATTTTCTGTAAAATTAGAAATTTTTGAAGGGCCTCTCGAACTTTTGTTATACCTTATCAGAAGGGATCGGCTCGATATATACGACATACCTATTTCTCACATCACAGACGAGTACTTAGCTTATATAAACGTGATGAGAGAGTTCGACATGGAAATCGCGGTCGATTTTCTCGACATGGCTTCGACATTGATGAGGATGAAAGCCAGAGCTTTGTTGCCTTCACCTCGAAGCGAAGAAATTTCCGAGCCTGATCTTTCTAAAGAAGAACTGACTCAAAGGCTTCTTATCTACCAGCTTTTCAGAGACTCGGCGAGCAGACTTAAAGCTATGGAAAATGAAGGATTGAGACACATTCAGATAAGACCTGCCGCAAGACCGGCGATAGAGGATAAAGAGAAATTCATGGATGTGATATTTTTAATCAACGCGGCGAGAGAACTAACACAAAGGTATAGAAAAATTAAGTCTCTTAAATACATAATAGATCAAATCCCTCTTGAAGATAGAATCGACAGGATAACAGATATCATGCTCGAAAACCCTTCAAGAGAGGTGCCATTTCCTGAAATTCTCGACAACAGAAAAGACAAACCCTGGATTATAGCCAGCTTTATGGCTGTCCTCGAACTCGCGAAAAATTCTTTTCTTTCGGTTTCTCAGGGGAAAATTAACGGGAAGATATGCCTTCAGCTGAGAAGTTCATCGAAAAGGTGA
- a CDS encoding aspartate aminotransferase family protein, protein MPFFSSLYRPFDFKVSYARGNYIYDENENAYLDAFSGIGVNIFGHRDEGIFKAITTKLERFGHISNLIKDEDAERAAEAIGRRFDVSSKVIFANSGTEAVEAALKILKKNNPQGLIVSFTGSFHGRSAGSLSLTGIESMKKQFQPLLPNTVTLPFNEASVFCEFCKKNKVAGVFFEAIQGSGGIVPLKDDLSHEITIAQKDYGIAVVADEVQSGLGRTGSFFAYENFGVNPDIVILGKALGGGIPLAAVIAKNPFGQVLKQGEHGSTFAPNPAALSACLEILSRLTPELILRNKARGEYFFKSLKSFLPLTCQVRGRGLMIGIQTDKDANSLKKFCFKEKILINTIGDRIIRLLPPFTITEKEIDRICMCLSKAVEQAPFLIPGK, encoded by the coding sequence ATGCCATTCTTTTCATCTCTCTATAGACCTTTTGACTTTAAGGTGTCCTACGCCAGAGGAAATTACATTTACGACGAAAATGAAAATGCATACCTTGACGCTTTTTCGGGCATAGGAGTAAATATTTTCGGGCACAGAGACGAAGGCATCTTTAAAGCTATTACAACAAAATTAGAAAGGTTTGGACACATTTCAAACCTAATCAAAGACGAAGATGCCGAAAGGGCAGCCGAAGCTATTGGAAGAAGATTTGACGTTTCTTCAAAAGTGATATTCGCCAATTCAGGGACAGAAGCCGTCGAGGCTGCTCTGAAGATTTTAAAAAAAAACAACCCCCAGGGATTGATAGTATCTTTCACCGGCAGTTTTCACGGACGTTCGGCGGGTAGTCTTTCACTTACCGGAATTGAAAGCATGAAAAAACAATTTCAGCCCTTGTTACCGAACACAGTAACCCTGCCTTTCAACGAAGCCTCTGTCTTCTGTGAATTCTGCAAAAAAAACAAGGTCGCTGGAGTCTTCTTCGAAGCAATCCAGGGTTCAGGGGGAATTGTCCCCCTGAAAGACGATCTATCCCATGAAATAACAATCGCGCAAAAAGATTACGGAATTGCCGTTGTGGCGGATGAAGTTCAAAGCGGACTCGGAAGGACCGGAAGTTTCTTCGCGTACGAAAACTTCGGCGTCAATCCCGACATTGTTATATTGGGGAAAGCTCTCGGTGGAGGTATTCCTCTCGCGGCAGTCATCGCCAAAAACCCTTTCGGCCAAGTTTTAAAACAGGGAGAGCACGGTTCGACTTTTGCCCCAAATCCCGCAGCCCTATCCGCTTGCCTGGAAATACTAAGCCGCTTGACCCCTGAACTGATACTCCGAAACAAAGCCAGGGGTGAATACTTTTTTAAATCCCTGAAGTCTTTTCTTCCCTTAACTTGTCAAGTAAGAGGCAGGGGTTTGATGATAGGCATACAAACAGACAAAGACGCCAACTCCTTGAAAAAATTCTGTTTCAAGGAAAAAATACTCATCAACACGATAGGCGACAGGATAATAAGGCTTCTTCCTCCCTTCACGATAACCGAAAAGGAAATTGACCGAATATGCATGTGTCTGTCAAAAGCTGTCGAGCAGGCACCTTTTTTGATTCCTGGCAAATGA
- the dapD gene encoding 2,3,4,5-tetrahydropyridine-2,6-dicarboxylate N-acetyltransferase, with product MNTEEIIRYISENPRKTPVKAYIRGKPRNLENSKIRIFGEGNFWIVFGDYKDVLSFLEENKDFITDRHIEISARNSAVPTADISKFNARIEPGAIIREMTQIGEGAVIMMGAVINIGAVIGSKTMIDMNAVIGGRAVVGEKCHIGAGAVIAGVIEPPSARPVVIGKGVLVGANAVILEGVEVGEGAVVAAGAVVIDDIPGNEVWAGVPAKFIKKTDSKTLEKSKIVEALRNL from the coding sequence ATGAATACAGAAGAAATAATAAGATACATATCGGAAAATCCCAGAAAAACACCTGTTAAAGCCTATATAAGAGGAAAGCCCAGAAATTTGGAAAACAGTAAAATCCGAATTTTCGGAGAAGGCAATTTTTGGATTGTCTTCGGGGACTACAAAGATGTATTATCGTTTCTGGAAGAGAACAAGGATTTCATAACCGATAGACATATCGAAATTTCCGCCCGAAATTCTGCAGTTCCAACCGCTGATATTTCAAAATTCAACGCAAGAATAGAACCTGGCGCCATAATTCGAGAAATGACCCAAATTGGTGAAGGTGCTGTCATAATGATGGGAGCCGTGATAAACATCGGAGCAGTCATCGGTTCTAAGACAATGATAGACATGAATGCGGTGATAGGCGGCAGGGCTGTTGTTGGCGAAAAATGCCATATAGGAGCAGGCGCGGTAATAGCGGGTGTCATAGAACCTCCTTCCGCTAGACCTGTTGTAATTGGAAAAGGAGTTTTGGTTGGAGCCAACGCTGTTATACTGGAAGGCGTCGAGGTCGGCGAAGGTGCAGTTGTTGCCGCTGGAGCTGTCGTAATAGACGACATACCCGGAAATGAAGTTTGGGCGGGAGTTCCGGCAAAATTTATAAAAAAAACTGATTCTAAGACTTTGGAGAAATCAAAAATCGTCGAAGCCCTGAGAAATCTCTGA
- a CDS encoding RNA polymerase sigma factor RpoD/SigA, whose protein sequence is MAKEDRDKPSLALPSAKDQNLLPASPVEEKKLPASTRISEDTFGMYEKDLKKEKMLSRDEEKELGKKIKYGNPTERIEAINKLVRANLRFVVKTALGFDKSHNITMDLINEGNTGLIQAASRFDPDYGTKFISYAVWWIRQKMLQYIYSNQKIAYMPYNRAAKLRKLLKSSREQGLDIEHSQMTIKEMADMLDVDIRDIEESYQYAQKDISLDPSSPYFKDSLQSSYLSPEESYLKQAEEQEINKLMRDLTDREQLVLKKYFGLQDNTPCSLEKIGQELGVSRERIRQIKDRALVKLRQSPKSEKLKDLLGVIND, encoded by the coding sequence TTGGCAAAAGAAGATAGGGATAAGCCTTCTTTAGCTCTGCCTTCGGCTAAAGATCAAAATCTTTTACCCGCTTCTCCCGTTGAAGAAAAAAAACTTCCAGCTTCAACAAGAATATCGGAAGACACTTTTGGAATGTACGAGAAAGACTTGAAAAAAGAAAAAATGCTCTCCAGGGATGAAGAGAAAGAGCTTGGAAAAAAAATTAAATACGGCAATCCAACGGAGAGGATAGAAGCAATAAACAAACTCGTAAGGGCTAATTTGAGATTTGTGGTGAAGACCGCCCTGGGGTTCGACAAGAGTCATAACATCACCATGGATTTAATCAACGAAGGCAACACCGGTCTGATTCAGGCGGCGAGCAGATTCGATCCTGACTACGGTACGAAATTCATCTCTTATGCCGTTTGGTGGATAAGGCAGAAAATGCTTCAGTACATATACTCCAATCAGAAAATCGCTTATATGCCTTATAACAGAGCGGCGAAACTGAGAAAGCTTTTGAAGAGCAGCAGAGAACAAGGATTGGATATTGAGCATTCTCAGATGACGATAAAAGAAATGGCAGATATGCTCGATGTAGACATAAGGGATATCGAAGAATCTTATCAATACGCGCAAAAGGATATCTCGCTCGATCCTTCAAGCCCCTATTTCAAAGACAGCTTGCAGAGTTCTTACCTCTCTCCTGAAGAGTCTTATTTAAAGCAGGCTGAAGAACAGGAGATAAACAAACTGATGAGAGATTTGACAGACAGGGAACAACTTGTCCTGAAAAAATATTTTGGGCTTCAGGATAATACGCCTTGTTCTTTAGAAAAAATCGGTCAAGAATTAGGCGTTTCGAGAGAGAGGATAAGGCAGATAAAGGATAGGGCGCTTGTGAAGTTAAGACAATCGCCTAAATCAGAAAAACTTAAAGACCTTCTGGGGGTGATTAATGACTGA
- a CDS encoding DHH family phosphoesterase: MPSAEKFIEKVISKRNLTENFLTEDIWLDSPGIPQFEKALKVIRQTMENKGQILIWGDQDCDGISAASLLYLALSSSAAKVRAYIPDRKAEGIGMNLESLKREIQKNKTDLVITVDCCSRDTVAASYLSDEGVKLVVTDHHQIPASYLGDRIIVNCHRHDSDYLFDDLSGSGLALKFALEFSQDPYLWLLASLGTISDRVPLVGENRTIVKRGIEALDKFRFQAIDLLCSFQESSVPETTEEIKRIIISPISSDMSVEGSSLSFNFLTDSPDTTSAESMVKRSRKWIEARETALSKAESMKKNIGHFVVFRDKDAPRGILGSIASKLTLSETKPAFVVGALDENSFETVEGRTIYGDVLSVLEERQNLFSSFGGHKKACGAKIESSKVGEFFKALEKSGLGGLFRRKIRIDFSAKKDQITDDVLATLSRFGPFGQDFPEISIEILDMPVSKKIEGRNIFLVDEKGKIREANSSDDIWEYE; encoded by the coding sequence ATGCCTTCAGCTGAGAAGTTCATCGAAAAGGTGATTTCTAAAAGGAATCTGACAGAAAATTTTCTCACGGAAGATATCTGGCTTGATTCCCCGGGCATTCCTCAATTTGAAAAAGCCTTGAAAGTGATCAGGCAGACCATGGAAAACAAAGGTCAGATACTTATATGGGGGGATCAGGATTGCGACGGTATTTCAGCCGCTTCTCTTTTATACCTTGCTCTATCTTCATCAGCGGCTAAGGTCAGGGCATATATACCGGACAGAAAAGCCGAAGGGATCGGAATGAACCTCGAATCTTTGAAGAGAGAAATACAGAAAAACAAAACGGATCTGGTAATTACCGTAGATTGCTGCAGCAGGGATACTGTCGCAGCATCTTATCTGTCCGATGAAGGGGTCAAGCTCGTTGTCACCGACCATCACCAAATCCCCGCATCTTATCTTGGAGACAGAATAATAGTGAATTGTCACAGGCATGACAGCGATTATCTTTTCGATGATCTCTCCGGAAGCGGTCTTGCTTTGAAATTTGCCCTTGAATTTTCACAGGATCCTTATTTATGGCTGCTCGCTTCTCTCGGGACTATCAGCGACAGGGTTCCACTGGTTGGAGAAAACAGAACAATCGTGAAAAGAGGAATTGAAGCACTTGACAAATTCAGATTTCAGGCTATTGACCTCTTGTGTTCGTTTCAGGAATCCTCTGTTCCCGAGACCACCGAAGAGATTAAGAGGATTATCATATCTCCAATATCATCGGATATGTCAGTAGAAGGATCATCTCTTTCTTTCAACTTTTTAACCGACAGTCCAGATACCACCAGCGCCGAGTCCATGGTGAAAAGATCCCGAAAATGGATTGAGGCGCGGGAAACAGCTCTTTCGAAGGCGGAGTCGATGAAAAAAAATATCGGACATTTCGTGGTTTTTAGAGATAAAGATGCACCCAGGGGTATACTCGGATCCATAGCCTCGAAGCTGACCCTTTCTGAAACCAAACCGGCTTTCGTCGTCGGAGCTCTGGATGAAAATTCTTTTGAGACAGTTGAAGGAAGGACGATTTATGGAGATGTACTGTCGGTTTTGGAAGAGCGACAGAACTTGTTCAGCTCTTTTGGAGGTCACAAAAAAGCCTGCGGAGCAAAAATCGAGAGCTCGAAAGTGGGCGAATTTTTCAAGGCTCTTGAAAAATCAGGTTTGGGGGGACTGTTCCGCAGAAAAATCCGAATAGATTTTTCTGCTAAAAAAGATCAAATAACCGATGATGTCCTGGCCACACTGTCTCGTTTCGGCCCTTTCGGACAGGACTTTCCGGAAATTTCCATCGAGATCCTCGACATGCCTGTCTCAAAGAAAATCGAAGGAAGAAATATATTTCTAGTAGATGAGAAAGGTAAAATCAGAGAGGCAAATTCAAGCGACGATATTTGGGAATATGAATGA
- a CDS encoding adenosylhomocysteinase, producing MKNEYKVSDIGLSSWGRMEIDLAEREMPGLMDLRKKYGSSKPLAGAKITGSLHMTIQTAVLIETLTDLGAQVRWSSCNIFSTQDHAAAAIAKRGIPVFAWKGETLEEYWNCTEKALTFQESQGPDLIVDDGGDATLMVHLGYAAEENPSVLEEESHSEDEKFLKEHLKITLREDPEKWHRSANSIKGVSEETTTGVQRLYKMNRDKKLLFPAMNVNDSVTKSKFDNIYGCRESLIDGIKRATGIMIAGKNAVVCGYGDVGKGSAQALKNYKAKVSITEIDPICALQAAMEGFEVKTLENTLSETDIFVTATGNRDVITLEHMLAMKDHAIVCNIGHFDNEIQVNKLMTYPGVKRTTVKPQVDIFTFSDGHSIILLAEGRLVNLGCAAGHPSFVMSTSFSNQVLAQIELFSKKRSIGVYVLPKILDEEVATLHLENLGISLTKLTPEQAQYIGVPEQGPFKNENYRY from the coding sequence ATGAAAAATGAATACAAGGTATCGGATATTGGGCTTTCTTCTTGGGGTAGGATGGAAATTGACCTTGCAGAAAGAGAAATGCCCGGACTCATGGATCTTAGAAAAAAATACGGCTCTTCAAAACCTCTCGCTGGAGCCAAGATCACCGGCTCTCTGCACATGACTATTCAGACCGCTGTCCTGATTGAAACTCTCACGGATCTCGGCGCCCAAGTCAGATGGTCGAGTTGCAATATCTTTTCCACCCAAGATCACGCCGCCGCGGCAATAGCTAAAAGAGGTATTCCTGTTTTCGCATGGAAAGGCGAGACACTTGAAGAGTATTGGAATTGCACCGAAAAAGCTTTGACTTTCCAGGAAAGCCAAGGGCCTGATCTTATAGTTGACGATGGAGGCGACGCCACCCTAATGGTTCATTTGGGTTACGCGGCCGAAGAAAACCCGTCGGTTCTCGAAGAAGAATCGCATTCCGAAGACGAAAAATTTCTGAAAGAACATCTCAAAATTACTCTCAGGGAAGACCCCGAAAAATGGCATAGATCAGCAAATTCGATAAAAGGCGTCTCCGAAGAAACCACTACAGGCGTTCAGAGACTCTACAAAATGAACAGAGATAAAAAACTTCTTTTTCCCGCTATGAACGTAAACGACTCGGTGACAAAATCCAAATTCGACAACATTTACGGATGCAGGGAATCCTTGATTGACGGAATAAAAAGAGCTACGGGAATCATGATTGCAGGAAAAAACGCGGTTGTCTGCGGATACGGCGACGTAGGAAAAGGATCCGCTCAAGCCCTGAAAAACTATAAAGCGAAAGTGTCAATCACCGAAATTGATCCAATCTGTGCCCTTCAAGCCGCAATGGAAGGTTTTGAAGTAAAAACTCTCGAAAACACTCTCTCAGAAACCGACATTTTCGTCACTGCTACCGGAAATCGGGACGTAATAACCCTCGAACATATGCTTGCGATGAAAGACCATGCAATTGTCTGCAACATAGGGCACTTTGACAACGAAATCCAAGTAAACAAACTGATGACCTATCCTGGTGTCAAAAGGACCACCGTTAAACCTCAAGTCGATATATTCACTTTCTCTGACGGGCATTCAATTATTCTTCTTGCGGAAGGCAGGTTGGTCAATTTGGGATGCGCAGCGGGTCACCCGTCTTTTGTTATGAGCACATCCTTTTCGAATCAGGTGCTCGCTCAAATAGAACTTTTTTCAAAAAAGCGCTCCATCGGAGTTTACGTACTGCCTAAAATTCTCGACGAGGAAGTGGCGACGCTTCACCTTGAAAATCTCGGAATATCATTGACTAAATTAACACCCGAACAGGCTCAATACATCGGAGTGCCGGAGCAAGGTCCTTTTAAAAACGAGAATTATCGTTACTGA
- a CDS encoding NFACT family protein, translating to MKIKSDGYSFFLISRILDNFVGGTVKSVDFFSHGLSLSTTKGTIDAFLHPRFSWIFFNASENLEKERASGWAQSIKDGTIDCAGQIGADRILFLDIKRLTEIGEEKAWRIWFEFFGGFPNAFLTKKEDGKIVRHYRKSFSKKRNLGSGDVYVLPVEEKPRLRYISQWLESAKVLKKIDPRYMEILKDPKISNPSKIALIPVEDYFYAVPGILIPGSEAKNPEEIISELSESPQNNNENQILEKEMKRLKKNERDILKSLSCMINPQDILALGEKIKSAGDEELSSIKPLDKNLEAFYLSVLGKKKGNIIENLFSLYRKNLRKKALYEKKLCDTKELIEKIERGEFTKSDEKKDEGELSKYRVFLSPSGKTVAVSKNAESADYLTMKIARRDDLFFHAKDSKGSHVILFLHGAKEPLKEDIEFAAAVAAGFSLARFSSLVPVQYALRKYVRKPRKAPKGLVVLDREKVIFVKPFSDNTGG from the coding sequence ATGAAAATTAAAAGCGACGGGTATTCTTTTTTTCTGATTTCCAGAATTCTAGATAATTTTGTCGGAGGAACGGTTAAATCCGTCGATTTTTTTTCTCACGGGTTGTCTTTATCTACTACAAAAGGAACTATAGACGCCTTTCTTCATCCGAGGTTCAGCTGGATTTTTTTCAACGCATCAGAAAATCTCGAAAAGGAAAGGGCAAGCGGTTGGGCTCAATCCATTAAAGACGGCACTATTGACTGCGCAGGTCAAATTGGAGCGGACAGGATTCTCTTCCTGGACATAAAACGGCTTACTGAAATTGGCGAAGAGAAGGCTTGGAGAATTTGGTTTGAGTTTTTCGGGGGTTTTCCGAACGCTTTTCTGACAAAAAAGGAAGACGGCAAAATCGTGAGGCACTACAGAAAATCCTTTTCAAAAAAGAGGAACTTAGGTTCTGGTGATGTATACGTCCTACCTGTAGAAGAAAAGCCGAGACTTCGGTATATTTCACAGTGGCTCGAATCGGCAAAAGTGCTCAAAAAAATTGATCCTAGATATATGGAAATACTGAAGGATCCGAAAATCTCGAACCCTTCAAAAATCGCGTTGATCCCTGTCGAAGATTATTTTTACGCTGTTCCCGGCATTTTGATACCAGGCTCGGAGGCCAAGAATCCGGAAGAGATAATTTCAGAACTCTCTGAATCTCCTCAGAATAACAACGAGAATCAAATCCTTGAAAAAGAAATGAAAAGGCTCAAGAAAAATGAAAGGGACATTTTAAAATCTCTTTCGTGCATGATAAATCCCCAGGATATTTTAGCTCTGGGTGAGAAGATAAAATCGGCGGGTGATGAAGAACTTTCCTCCATTAAACCGCTGGATAAAAACCTTGAAGCTTTTTACCTTTCGGTACTCGGAAAGAAAAAGGGAAATATCATTGAAAATTTATTCAGCTTGTACAGGAAGAACCTGAGAAAGAAAGCTTTATACGAAAAAAAACTCTGCGATACAAAGGAATTGATAGAAAAAATTGAAAGAGGAGAATTCACGAAAAGTGATGAAAAGAAAGATGAAGGGGAACTTTCAAAATACAGAGTTTTTCTTTCCCCTTCAGGGAAGACAGTCGCTGTTTCAAAAAACGCAGAAAGTGCCGATTATCTTACGATGAAAATAGCTCGAAGAGATGATCTTTTTTTTCACGCTAAAGATTCTAAAGGTTCTCATGTAATTTTGTTTTTGCATGGTGCAAAAGAACCTTTGAAAGAGGATATTGAATTCGCAGCGGCAGTAGCTGCGGGTTTTTCTTTGGCGAGATTTTCTTCTCTTGTGCCAGTTCAATACGCTTTGAGAAAGTATGTCAGAAAACCGAGAAAAGCGCCTAAAGGCTTGGTCGTTCTCGACAGAGAAAAGGTGATTTTCGTGAAACCGTTTTCTGATAATACCGGAGGATAA
- a CDS encoding Sua5/YciO/YrdC/YwlC family protein, with protein sequence MIPTDTVWGFAFSPESKEAYEKVLKLKKRNPDKRVPILTYSIDRAYRLFDNFNPRIYGLTQKYWPGSLTVVGKASKKVPEHLVDENGKIAVRVPKKPAPLDIIKALDIMPATSANISGENNPADLSHLSSMFSKEEFHFLNKTKSLPAKPASTVIETTGKKMTVLRKGEISPFVLGDLTSMDIKYQTNEPLSICFVCEGNTCRSPMAEYILKLKSTKTDIKLNVSSAGLKVDNKSFVYSDKTLRVIKEKYGVDISGKPKKICKKDIEEADLILTMDAKIQKKVQKSGGQGKTKLISEFSHKKTHVADPYGKDYEAYLGVASELENHIDNLIKYLASRNFTLIT encoded by the coding sequence TTGATACCAACAGACACTGTCTGGGGTTTTGCATTCAGCCCGGAAAGCAAGGAAGCTTATGAAAAAGTTTTAAAACTGAAAAAAAGAAATCCTGACAAAAGGGTACCTATACTGACATATTCTATTGACAGGGCATACAGGCTTTTCGACAATTTCAACCCTCGTATTTACGGTTTGACCCAGAAGTATTGGCCTGGTTCACTGACTGTTGTCGGAAAAGCTTCCAAAAAGGTCCCGGAACATCTGGTTGACGAAAACGGTAAAATTGCCGTTAGAGTACCCAAAAAACCCGCTCCTTTGGATATTATCAAGGCTTTGGATATTATGCCCGCAACTTCGGCGAATATTTCGGGGGAAAACAATCCAGCGGATCTATCTCATCTGTCTTCCATGTTCTCAAAGGAAGAATTCCACTTTCTGAACAAGACCAAATCTCTTCCGGCGAAACCTGCATCGACTGTCATAGAGACAACAGGCAAAAAGATGACTGTTTTGAGGAAAGGTGAAATAAGTCCTTTTGTCCTGGGCGATCTGACTTCGATGGACATCAAATATCAGACTAATGAGCCTCTGTCTATATGTTTTGTATGTGAAGGCAATACATGCAGAAGCCCTATGGCTGAATATATTCTAAAACTTAAATCAACAAAAACAGACATAAAATTAAACGTCAGTTCGGCTGGCTTGAAGGTGGACAATAAAAGCTTTGTCTATTCAGATAAAACTTTAAGGGTCATAAAGGAAAAATACGGAGTTGATATTTCCGGCAAACCAAAAAAAATCTGCAAAAAAGACATTGAAGAGGCTGACCTGATATTGACTATGGACGCAAAAATTCAGAAAAAAGTCCAGAAGTCGGGAGGTCAGGGCAAGACGAAACTCATTTCGGAGTTTTCACATAAAAAAACACACGTGGCGGACCCATATGGAAAGGACTACGAGGCTTATCTTGGCGTGGCGAGTGAATTGGAAAACCATATAGACAATCTTATTAAGTATTTAGCGAGCAGAAATTTTACTTTAATTACCTGA
- the purE gene encoding 5-(carboxyamino)imidazole ribonucleotide mutase, translating to MTEVLVIAGSKSDSEIADTVIETLKTFGVESVFEISSAHRTPEKTAELAKNAQSRGFKVIITIAGYAAHLGGVVASWSILPVIAVPVSSSPLKGIDSILSTVQMPSGIPVATMSLDNAGAKNAAILAVEILALFDEDLKKRLSEYRESFLRN from the coding sequence ATGACTGAAGTCCTCGTGATAGCCGGTTCAAAATCCGACAGTGAAATAGCTGACACTGTCATAGAAACTTTAAAAACATTCGGCGTAGAAAGCGTTTTCGAGATCTCGTCGGCGCACAGGACGCCAGAAAAAACCGCGGAATTGGCTAAGAACGCACAATCGAGAGGTTTTAAAGTAATAATTACAATAGCGGGTTACGCCGCTCATCTCGGAGGAGTTGTCGCTAGCTGGAGTATTTTACCTGTGATAGCCGTACCTGTGAGCTCGTCTCCACTCAAAGGAATTGACAGCATTCTTTCCACTGTTCAAATGCCCTCGGGCATTCCGGTCGCGACTATGAGCCTGGACAATGCTGGAGCGAAAAACGCCGCTATTCTCGCAGTCGAGATTTTGGCTCTTTTCGATGAAGATTTAAAGAAAAGATTATCTGAATACAGGGAGAGCTTTCTACGAAACTGA
- the efp gene encoding elongation factor P — protein MASLSDIGKNITIKYDGKILKIVDFQHVKPGKGGAFARARLKNLETGQVVEETMRDNDKFDVIRLERRKYQYLYHDDGTYWFMDVENFEQISVDIKVMGEKAKWLKENMECDLLYAEGKIVDTEIPFFVELKVLETEPGYKGDTATAGSKPALVEGGVKITVPLFINTGDLIRIDTRSDEYMERMSK, from the coding sequence ATGGCATCTCTTTCCGATATAGGGAAAAATATCACTATTAAATACGATGGTAAAATTTTAAAAATAGTCGATTTTCAGCATGTAAAACCAGGAAAAGGAGGAGCTTTCGCCCGAGCGAGGCTGAAAAACCTGGAAACCGGTCAAGTCGTCGAAGAGACAATGAGAGACAATGACAAATTTGACGTAATCAGACTTGAACGAAGAAAATATCAATATCTCTACCATGACGACGGGACGTATTGGTTTATGGACGTGGAAAATTTCGAACAGATTTCCGTCGATATTAAAGTGATGGGAGAAAAAGCCAAATGGCTCAAAGAAAACATGGAATGCGACCTTCTCTACGCCGAGGGTAAAATTGTCGATACAGAGATTCCGTTCTTCGTCGAGTTAAAAGTCTTGGAAACTGAACCGGGATATAAAGGTGACACTGCCACGGCAGGATCAAAACCCGCTCTTGTCGAAGGTGGAGTGAAGATAACCGTTCCGCTTTTTATAAACACAGGCGACTTGATCAGGATAGACACGCGCTCAGATGAGTATATGGAGCGAATGAGTAAATAA